Within the Medicago truncatula cultivar Jemalong A17 chromosome 4, MtrunA17r5.0-ANR, whole genome shotgun sequence genome, the region TAATTCAAACTAAAGTACTCCCTCACTGATCCTAATCCTAGACATCTATATGCaacagaaaaatataataaagaataaaaataaaaacaagtatGTGATGCTGACTTGGAGCAATGTAACCATACGTTCCGGCAAGATCAGACATAGGTTCATCGGATCGAATCAACTTAGCAAGTTCAAAATCAGCCACTCTAACTTTCATGTCACCatccaataaaatattattggGTTTAAGATCTCGATGCACAATTGGTGGAGCACAATCATGATGTAAATAACATATAGCTTGTGCCACACCAAGTGCTATCTTATACCTAGTGGACCAATCAAACACATTTACCGTATTGTCCTTTGGATGCAAAAATTCATCAAGGTTCCCATTTGGCATATACTCATAAAGCAACATCGTACTTTCCTTTTTAGTGCAACAACCCAACAATCTCAAAATGTTTCTATGTCTTACGTCCCTCAATACCTCTAATTCAGCTAAAACTCCTCCTCTCCGTCGGATTGACGCGTTCGGTTTCGAAGATAGCTTTTTAATGGCTATGATTTCTCCACTTTCGTTTTCCGCTTTATACACCGTTCCACCAGATCCACTTCCGATTTTGTTACCAGAAATCGACGCGAAATTTAAAATTTCCTCCGCAGTGAAATTTAACTCCCGCCAAAACCACGTTAACTCCCGCCGTTCGATTTTACGGTCAGCTTCGTTATCGTGAAATGGATGAAAACGATGAATCAATTGAATAACGATGAAAATGACGAGTGCAGTTCCGAACGCGCCTATCCAAATGATGAATCCAATATCAGCTTTGTTTTCATCGGCGGCGGTGTTGGCGGTGCAGAGTTTGGATAAGGGGAGGCCGCAGAGGTTTTGGTTGCCGGTGTAGGATGATTGATCAAGGTGAGGGAATATACCGGAGGACGGAATCGGACCAGTGAGGTTGTTGTAGCTGACATTCAAATTCTCGAGATTGATGCAATTGCTTATGGTTGAAGGAATTGGACCGATGAGATCGTTCTGTGAGAGATCAACTTCGGAGATTGAAGGAATCTTCGTGATTTCATGAGGTATGGTTCCTGTCAGATAGTTTTTACTGATATTCAACTGAATTAGTTTTTCACAATCACCGATGTTCCTTGGAATGGTTCCGTTGATTGAATTTCCTTGTAATTCGATCCGGTAAATATTTTGGCAACCAATGAAATTGGGAATTCTACCGGTGATTTTGGAAAATGAAGCTGAGAAAAATTGTAGGTTAGTTGAATTCCAAATGCTGTTTGGTAAATTGCTTTCAAATGAGTTTCCTGAGATGTTTAGGTATTGTAGGTTTTCTAATTTTAGTGGAATTTTGCCATTGAAATTGTTGTTGCTTAAATCTAGGTAGGTTAAATTTGGAACCAGTGTAAGGGTTTGTGGAATTGACCCGTTGAGTTTGTTGTTTTGGATTCGAACCCTAGTGAGTGAGGTACAGTTGTTGAGTGACGATGGAAGACTATTGGTGAAATTGTTGTCGAAGAGaatgaaccaaaccaaattgTTTCCTTTGCAAATGTTGATGGGGATCGAACCTTGAAGTGAGTTTGTGGAAACATCAAGTAATTTTAGTAACCCATTGGAACCGAGTTTTGGTGGTAGTGTACCTCTGAGTGAGTTGTTGAAAACTTGGAAAGTGTTAAGTTTTGAGAGTTCACTAATTTCTTGTGGAATTTCACCTCTTAGTTTGTTATCCATCAGATGCAAAATTGTTAGTTCCTTTAACATTGTTATTTCTGATGGAATTGAACCCGTGAGTTTATTTTCTGATAAATCAATAGCTTTTAGGGATTTCAACTTGCCTATGCTTGATGGGATTTCACCACTTAAGTGATTCTTGAAAAGAAGCAGTGTTTCAAGCATGGTTAAGTTTCCTAGTTCAGGAATCACTAGACCAGAAATGTTGGCTTGTGAGATGTCTAAGTATTTTAGACTACACAACATTGTTAGTTCAACTGGTAGTGTTCCTGAATATGTGTTGTATCCAATTTCTAAATGTTGTAGCTCTGATAATAAGCCTAGTTCAGGTGGTAGTGTGCCTTCCAATGCATTACCAGCTAAATCTAGGAACTTGAGTCTTTTGAAATTTCCATAGCTTGGTGGGATTCTTCCATTGAAGTAGCTTCCACCAAGGCTGAGCTTTTCTAGAAATGGAAGCCTGATTAGTTCTTCAGGAAGAGGGCCAGTGAAACTGTTGCTGTATGCATTAAAGgttcttaaaaatattaacttcGAAATTCCAGGTGGAAAAGTTGAGTTGAAAGAGTTATGGCTAATGTCTAGTGTTCTAAGTTCACCGAGTTGGAAAATTGCTGTTTGGAAAGTTCCATTGAAGTCATTTCCACTTATGTTCAAGTGGGTTAAGGTTGTTAAGTAACGGATTTGGGGTGAGATTATGCCTGAAAATTTGAGGTTAGAGAGGTTTAGTGAAAtgatttgtgttgtttttgggTGGCAAGTGATGCCTCTCCAAGAACACCAAACTGGGTCTTGGTGGTTATCGGAAGGATTTTCCCAGTCAGCGAGTTGATTTAGAGGGTCAATTAGGGAGGATTTTATTGAGAGGAGGGTGATGAGTTGAAAGCGAAGAGTTGTGACAGTGGGAACTAATGGTAGTGTTTGGGAAAAAATTGACAATgtgattagaaagaaaagaaaaggtttcaTTGTTTTGGAGtaatgattttgttgttgaatcAGTCTTGATCAATGCATCTCAGGATGAACAGTGTGTTTCAGTTTCAGAGGAGGATTGGTGTGCAGATTGAGCAATTTCTTGGCAGAACAGGGTTCACTTGTTACAGTAGCATTATCTGTGCAGAGTTGTGTTGTCTGGTGTCTTTTGTTATTTAATCATCAGTGTCAGTAGGCTTGCGATAATTGTTTTGCAGGTGGCTTTTAGGTGATCAGGCTTTCATATGTTGAAGGACCTGATTGTTTCATATATTGAATTGTGGTGGTGCTAGCATTTGCTTGTACTTGAATTTTAGGTTTTGTAGCTTTGGTGTTGCTTGGTTTTGGATGTAGTTGTGTTATATCTTCAGTGTTTTTTGAAGAAGGTTGAGAAATATCTTCAGTGTTGCTTGGTTAATGCAGCACAAGTTTTATAAAGAAGGTTGATAAATAAACAAGGAGTTTGATCATATTTATAACTAGCATAAAGttacattaatttttctttgcaaaaaTGAGTACTATTTTTTCCCAGGTAGCATAATCTTTCTTCACTCACAAGTAAGTGTGTTAATAAGGAAGGTGAATAAATTCCCTTAAAAAGAAAGGgagttaaattaaaatatctgATTAAAGGCTTCGTTTGAGTCAGTTTtgtaaaaatgtcaaaatgccTCCCATTTTTTCTCCAGGAAGCACAATttttcttcactcaaataagtGTGCTAATAAGGAAGGTGAATAAATtcccttaaaaagaaaaaaaaaaaaaaaaaaaaaggaaggtgTATAAACTAACATCTGATTTTTAAATAGAGCAATGCTATATGTTACGATTAATTTCACGTATGAAAACTGACGAATGCACAAATGTCTAGttttaaaggaataaaaaatcAGATTTAGTATGCTGGAACACAAATCATGGGGCAGTGGCAATTAAAGCTTGACAATCATCACTTGAATAATACTAAAAATACTTACTTTACAGAATACATGGTGGTACGACATTCAAAGTGTAAGCAATTAACAGAATTCGTAGCTTTTCGTAGTTACCATCTCGTACCATCCATCATTACCCTTTTAAATAAGAGGTgcaaaaattcttttaaaaaaaaaaaagaggtgcataaatatttcatcttttttttcttttttcttttttagaaatGTCACCATTGTTTTATACCTCTTACTATGCAttcattgttatttttaaaataaaagatgttttttttaagccaaaatttaaaataaaagatgttttttttttgacaaaaataaaagatgttaCGACACATGAAATGACGATTGAATGCATAGTAACCGTTAGatcaaatctttttttatttatttatgcaaatACAAAAACACTGCACCGGTTATAAGTCGTGGGTTACATTTGTTGTACTACACAGCaatcatcttttaaaaataacccaccatttcctttcctttaatatatatttagtttttatattcttatgttttatttttcatcttttttcgTTTATGATGATATTTTAGGGATTCGACTCTATCTTTATTCTTTCAATAGTCCTTTGGTACAAAATGGAGATTGCCCTGTCTACCAATGTGTACAAAATTCCATTCATCGAATGCCGTGTACAAATCATTGACGTCTTACCAGGGGAGGCTAATGCAAAAAACATTAGAGCATAAGGTTATTGTACTTTTCCCTAAATTATATTCATTTTGTAAacataaaaagttgtttttatcctcttgtaaaaataatttcattcatCCTCTATACTACATATGAATAATGGTCCGGATAGTCTTTGAACTACTCTTGAAAATGATCCTATGTAGTTACGTAGATGATGATGGTGACATTCTTCCCTCTAGGTTAACACTTTGACGAGGTAATGATCGATAAAGATCATCTgatcaatttttcttaaaacaatTGAATGACTTGCCTACCTCTGATATAATGTTCACTTAAAATGACACTTATCTTTCCTTTGAAAACAAATCACAGAAAATACTTCGAAAATATTTACATATGCTACAAATTTTCTTGTTAAGTAATTTCCCAGGAAGAAAAGGAAGGGTTAGCGATGTCCAGAgagcgagagagagagagcgtgGTGGTTATCCTCATCATCACCGAGGACAACCACGTCGGTATTCACCTTCACCAGAAACAAGGTACcatagggggggggggggggggggggggtcgGGGGCCAAGCAGGGTGCCACAGGGGGGGGGGGCATAGGGGAGAGTGGTCTGACGTGAGATTGCGAAAGGGGAAAGCGCAGGAACAGGTCGATGGACAACGGGACAGGCTTCGGGAGGATCAACGATATGGTGGATCAAGGGAACGACGATTTGGATAGTCTAGGGTTAGGGTGCGACATGATTCGGCATTCCGGTACGATTCTGAGGAGGAGTCAGAGTATGGTTATCAAGAGTTATCACATGATGGGAAGGCTACAGTCCATTATCAACATATTGAGAGAACTAGGGCACGTGATTGTTTGTCTTATGATGTTGCACATGTTTTGGAACCGCGACGTTTTCCTACCAGCAGCCATGGGAAAGTCGCGACTGTTTATCCAGATGAGGGGGACGATCAGTACTATCAACAACCTCATCGACACTCCTCGCGTCATGTTGCCACAGTTCATCGTGCCCAAACAACAGGTCAGCGGGGAAAGTCTGACACGGTTAATCAGcattttgtttccttttattttactaatatcCCGCATGATATTTCATATGTTTCTCTAAGAAAAGGTTTCGAGGTGTGGTATTATGGAGGATGTTTATTTGGCCCAGAAACGTAATGTTAACGGGGGTGCTTTTGGTTTTGTGCGTTTTAGAAAGGTGAAGGATGTGGAGAAACTATTGATGGCGTTGAACAACGTGTATTTTGGTGATTGGAGGGTGGTTGCTAAAGTAGCAAGTTTTGATCGTTTCGGAAATAGTAAGGGTGAAGGTAGGGAGCGGGGAGAGGGGGACAAAAGAAGAGATGGAGGTAACAATTTTGAGGGAGAAAAAAGAAAGGCGGATGGAGGGAAGGTTAATGAGGGAGAAAAAAGGAAGGACGGTGGGAATGATCTCGTTGTAGGTGGAGAGGTGTTATGTGGAGAGACTGGGAAGCGTAGAGTTGTTGCTGCCATAGAAGAGGTGGTGGAAGCGGATAAGGTACATGTTCCGAAGTATACTTCAACGGAACAAGATGTAGCATGGGCTGGTAAAGGTATGGTGGTCACGGTTTTGAATGGTGTGGCGATTCCATTGTTACAACGTCAGATTTATGATGCGGGGTTTGAAAATTTGGTCATTATTCCTTTGGGCGCTGACAAGGTTTTGTTGAGGTTAGAGGATGAAGGGGATGTTAGTATCTTTTGTCGGAAGCTgctaatttttttgacaattttttctcaaatCCTATGAAATGGAAGAAGGAGTTAGTGGTTCGGGAAAGAGGAGCTTGGGTGAGAATTTATGGGGTACCTTTGCATGCATGgaaccttgattttttttcaaattatgtgTATACGATTGTGGTCGACTTTTGCGAGTGGATGATTATACCTTGGAAAAATTACGTTTTTATTATGTGAGGGTATTAATTTCTACTTCATCGTTGGATCTTATTATTACCGGTGCAAAGGTTTTGGTGGATGGAGAACTTCTTGACTTTAAAATTGTTgaggagggggggggggggggggggggggttctTTAGGGGAGGATGCTTGTTTGGAGGGTGATGATGAGTACCTAGATGACGACGACTCGGGTAAAGAGGGAGTTCATGAAGAGGTGGCTGCTAGCGGGGATGTTGATAACTTATTGCAACATTTATCAGAGGAATGGAAGAAGGAGCAAGATGTTTTACAAACTCGGTTTTCTCCTCTCTCACAAGGAGCAGATACGGGTCTGAAGCAAGCAGAGACCGTTCCACAAGAAGATATGGTGGCACAAGGGCACTCGGCCTCCATTGAGCAGATGGGAAACGCTTCAGGCACGGCACCTTCAGTTGTGCCTGGTTTGTGCGCCACAGGTGCTATGAAGCACAATGAAACCATTGTTTTGGATACCGAAGGTGATAATGGTCATACTGGTGAAACTCATCAGTCACGTGGTATTGTTAAGCCTATAGTGAAGCGTACTTCTTCTTGTCCTCCAGGAAGAGATCATTTGGTGTCGGCGGGTCCTTGGAGTTTGAAGTGGGTCAAAACTCGTAAGAAAGGAGCATCTAGCGAAACTACTTTACCAAAGGCTAATGTTAACAACAAATCTCAATCAGGTGAGCGTAGAGTTACAAAGAGGAAGGGTGGTGGTTACCTCCGTCATTGTGCTCAGAATTTGAAGAGAATAGCGAGACTCTTTGATGAAGACCGAATGGCAGTTTTGTGTGCTTTGCGTAAACCTCATAGACGCCGTCAGGGGGTTGAAGGGGCAGCAAAGGATAAGGTAAATTCTAATGATAATTCTTCTCTTAGTGGGTCACGGGCTTCTGTTAataatgattggatgaattGGTTGATTTTACATGGTAACAAAAAGGTGATGTCAGACGATGTCCGGGATATAGGAAATGTGGTGGGGGTGAAATTTCAAGGGGacaagaataataaatttgatgtgTTGTCAGGGGtgggaagaaaaaataaagagggAGATGGGAAAGGGAAGTAGGCCAAGGGTTGGTGTGAGGTGGGAGGGGGGTTGCTGGTGCGGAGGTGTGAGTGGTTGTTATGAAGATAATTTCCTGAAATGTTAGGGGGTTAGGAGGGGCAGAAAAAAGAAGGGAGGTGAGGCAGTTGGTGAGGGagaaaaatctatttattttgtGTATTCAAGAAACAAAGTTGCATGTTTTTACTGACATGATTTGTAATGCTATATGGAATGACCcaaatgttgatttttcttATCTGCTGTCGATTGGTGCGTCAGGAGGGTTAATTACTCTTTGGGACCGTAAAGAAGTTGATGTGTGGatgtctttttcttttgggCATGTTTTAGGCATTCAAGGATGTTTTGTGAAGACTGGTGaacattttactttatttaatgTTTATGCTCCGTGTGATCATAATCGTCAACAGGTTCTCTGGCAAAATATTTTTGTTCGTTTGGCTTGCTTGAATGATCTTAATATCTGTCTTTGTGGGGATTTTAACGCGGTCCGGTGTATGGAGGAAAGACGTAGTGTGGGAAGTGTCGGTATCAGTGGTGGTAGCGCCCTCTTTAATCAgttgattaatgataattttctgGTTGACTTACCTCTCCGGGGTCGCAGCTTCACGTGGTACCGAGGGGATGGGAGGTCTATGAGTCGTCTTGATCGCTTTTTATTATCAGATAGGTGGTGTCAGACGTGGCCTAATTGTTTTCAGCTGGCTTCGACTCGGGGACTATCAGATCATTGTCCTATTCATCTTTGTATTGATATTGAAAATTGGGGACCCCGACCGGTTCGCATGTTAAAATGTTGGGAGAACTTTCAAGGTTATCAGTCTTTTGTTTGcgaaaaatggaattatattcaAGTGGAAGGCTGGGGTGGCtatgttttgaaagaaaaactaaaGTTAATTAAGTTCGCTTTAAAGGAATGGCATCAGCGTCACTCAAAGAATTTACCTGCTAGAATGTCTTCCTTAAAGGATCAAATTACTGCTCTTGTATTGAAGGGTGAGGAATCGGTTTTGGTGGACGATGAGATAGAGGAGTTGCATGGTGTTTCCGAGGAGTTGTTTTCGTTGTCTCAGATAAATTCTAGTATTTGTTGGCAACAGTCTCGGATGCAATGGTTACGTGAAGGGGATGCGAATACTAAGTTCTTTCACAACATTATGTCTAGCAGGAGCCGTCAAAATGCTATTCCGTTCTTCTTGGTGGACAGTGTGTTGGTGGAAGGTGTAGCTAATGTCCGGTCAGCAGTGtataatcatatttttcatATCACTTTCAACAACATAATGCAAATCGGCCTTCTATGGATGCGTTACAGTTTCGTTCCTTATCTTGTCAAGACGGGGCAGGTTTGATCAAACCCTTTGCGTTGCAGGAGGTAAAGGCAACGGTTTGGGAttgtgaggattttaaaagTCAGGGTTCAGACGATATTACTTTTGGTTTTATCAAGGACTTTTGGGATTTATTGAAGGATGAGGTGATGCGTTTTTTGGTGGATTTTCATAGAAATGGAAAGTTGGCTAAAGGGATAAATAGTACGTTCGTTGCTCTTATTCCTAAGGTTGACAATCCTCAGCGcctgaatgattttaggactATTTCATTGGTGGGAAGTTTGTATAAAATATTGGCGAAGGTTCTTGCGAATAAACTTcgattgattattgattttgtcATTTCTGATTCACAGTCGGCTTTTGTGAAAGGTCGTCAGATTCTTGATGGGATTTTGGTGGCTAATGAGATAGTTGATGAAGCTCGAAAACGTAAGAGGGAGTTGTTACTTTTCAAAGTAGATTTTGAGAAGGCTTATGACTCCATTGATTGAAATTATTTGAATGAAGTTATGGTCAAGATGGGGTTTCCGACTCTTTGGCGTAAGTGGATTAAGGAATGTGTAGGGACAACCACAACCTCAGTTTTAGTTAACGGGTCTCCAACGGATGAGTTCTCTCTTGGAAGGGGATTGAGGCAAGGGGATCCTCTTTCGCCTTTTTTTGTTTCTCTGCCTGTTTATaccctttcttttttcaaagctCCGTCAGGTATCGTCTCCtcttttttttgggggggggggggggggtgtagACCACAGGAAAATTATTTAGGTTGATTGGCATACTATATGTCGGAGTCAGGAGGTTGGAGGTTTGGGGGTATGGtgaataaaagaatttaatCTAGCTTTAttagggaagtggtgttggtGGACAGAAATAGTTTGTGGTTTAAGGTGTTGTCGACGAGGTACGGAGTGGAGGGTGGCCGAGTGAGCAATGGTGGGCGTGATGTGTCAGCATGGTGGAGGGATATCTCTGCCATGCGTGCGACTATTTGGTTTAGTAGCCATGTCACTCGTACTTTGGGAGATGGTTCAAATTCGTTGTTTTGGACGGATGTTTGGGTGGCAACCACAGGAAAATCATTTAGGTTGATTGGCATACTATATGTCGGAGTCAGGAGGTTGGAGGTTTGGGGTATGGtgaataaaagaatttaatCTAGCTTTAttagggaagtggtgttggtGGACAGAAATAGTTTGTGGTTTAAGGTGCTGTCGACGAGGTACGGAGTGGAGGGTGGCCGAGTGAGCAATGGTGGGCGTGATGTGTCAGCATGGTGGAGGGATATCTCTGCCATGCGTACGACTGTTTGGTTTAGTAGCCATGTCACTCGTACTTTGGGAGATGGTTCAAATTCGTTGTTTTGGACGGACGTTTGGGTGGGTGAAGTGTCATTGCGGAAAAGATTTACTAGGTTGTATGATTTGTCTTTGTTAAAAGGGGAGTCAGTCTTTTTGATGTTCACATTAGGGTGGGGAGTGGATGGAGCGGTGTGGAGTTGGAGGCGTAGGTTGTTCGcctgggaggaggagttggtggGGGCACTTATGCTTTTACTTCTGAATGTTACTTTGCAGGTAGACAGGGTCGATAGATGGATTTGGCGGCTGGATACTTCATCTACTTATTCAGTCCGTAGCGCTTACAACTATTTGAATGTTCAGGCTCTCGTTGATCTTGTTGTGCCTGTGTCTTCTCTTTGGCACAAGGATGTTCCCTTGAAGGTGGTGTTGTTTGCGTGGCGTCTGTTTCGCGATCGGCTTCCTTCCAAGGATAACCTGTTTCGCCGTTGTGTTATTGACATTAATGCTCAAAATTGTGTGGGTGGGTGCAACCTTCAAGAAACATCGgctcatttatttttacattgtaaTCTATTCGGTTCGGAATCACATTTTTCAGTGGCTTGGTGTCTCTGCTGTTTTACCTTTTGATTTAGCAGGTTTCTTTCACCAATTCAGTTATTTTGGTGCGGCTGCTAAGTCTAGGCGTTCGATATTACAGGTCATTTGGTTTGCAACAGTGTGGgaaatatggaaagaaagaaacaacaagATTTTTAATGCAAAAGAAAGCTCAATTATGCAGGTGGTGGACAAAATGAAGTCATTAACTTACAGGTGGTTGAGGGAGAAATTCTTTAATCTTCCTTTCAACTATCATGGATAGTGGCTTTGTCCGTTTACCGTACTAGGCATAGGCTAATTTTCCACCGTTGTCTGTTTTTGGTTCTTTGGTTGTAGCTTTTTCGCCTTGTAATTATTGAAGTTACTTTGGTTTGACATTGGTTCGACACTTTTTTCCTAGCAGAAGTTGTGCTAGGAGCGTTTTTTGGCAGTgtttatatatttcattttagcctcttcaaaaaaataaatatattcccAGGAACTATTTTATACTTTCCTAGCAAAATCAATAGAACTTGGTTTGCTTAGAAAAATCTTTAGGATATTGTTTCTTCAGAaacttttttaatcatttttattaaaatacttccaaaaaaaaagaatttaattgatttaaaaaaattgttgaagtgTGCTTCATTTCATGTTCTCAAATATTTTAAGTTGATGTGGAACCAATGGCTTTGATGATTGACATTTGTCAAAAATTTCCTTCAAACTGTGCACTTTGTGTATTTTATAACTTAAATTAAGATTTATGTATCATGATTTGTTATTTCTAATGGatacaatttatgattttttatctTATGAATGTTGAATGGTTATTCTTTTTGACAGAAAATTACTTGAATTGCCATACACGTTGTAGAGGTTCCATGAGTGGGGATAAAAGAGGGATAAAGGGTGAGGAAATAGTTTCAAGTTTGTAGGCTccatcaggtataatctcttccacgGAATAATGTTTGTTTACAAAAGGAGTATGGAGGGTTGGGGTTTAAACAGTTGAAGGAATTTAATTTGTCTTTActaggtaaatggtgttggaggaggTTTTTGGTATAGGGTTTTAGTCACCCGTTATGGCGAAGCAGGTGGGAGGTTGGAGGTGGGGGCTAGAGTTGTTCTTCTTGGTGGAGGGAGGTGGGAAGGTTGAGGGATGGGGCGGTGGTGTGGATGTTGTTTGGTTTGACGAGTGCGTATCTAGAATGGTGGGGGATGGAGTTGACACGCTATTTTGGTATGGTTTGGGTCGGTTCCGTTTTGTGTGCAGTTTGGAGGTTGTTTGAGTTAGCTGAGAACAAATCAATTACGATGGCAAAATTGTTCTCTCTTGGTGTGGAGCGGGGGGATGCGTGGAGGTGGAGGCGTAGGTTGTGGGCGTGGGAGTAAGAGATGTTAGAGAAGTGGAGGACTTTGCTTCTTGATGT harbors:
- the LOC112421099 gene encoding leucine-rich repeat receptor-like protein kinase TDR; translation: MKPFLFFLITLSIFSQTLPLVPTVTTLRFQLITLLSIKSSLIDPLNQLADWENPSDNHQDPVWCSWRGITCHPKTTQIISLNLSNLKFSGIISPQIRYLTTLTHLNISGNDFNGTFQTAIFQLGELRTLDISHNSFNSTFPPGISKLIFLRTFNAYSNSFTGPLPEELIRLPFLEKLSLGGSYFNGRIPPSYGNFKRLKFLDLAGNALEGTLPPELGLLSELQHLEIGYNTYSGTLPVELTMLCSLKYLDISQANISGLVIPELGNLTMLETLLLFKNHLSGEIPSSIGKLKSLKAIDLSENKLTGSIPSEITMLKELTILHLMDNKLRGEIPQEISELSKLNTFQVFNNSLRGTLPPKLGSNGLLKLLDVSTNSLQGSIPINICKGNNLVWFILFDNNFTNSLPSSLNNCTSLTRVRIQNNKLNGSIPQTLTLVPNLTYLDLSNNNFNGKIPLKLENLQYLNISGNSFESNLPNSIWNSTNLQFFSASFSKITGRIPNFIGCQNIYRIELQGNSINGTIPRNIGDCEKLIQLNISKNYLTGTIPHEITKIPSISEVDLSQNDLIGPIPSTISNCINLENLNVSYNNLTGPIPSSGIFPHLDQSSYTGNQNLCGLPLSKLCTANTAADENKADIGFIIWIGAFGTALVIFIVIQLIHRFHPFHDNEADRKIERRELTWFWRELNFTAEEILNFASISGNKIGSGSGGTVYKAENESGEIIAIKKLSSKPNASIRRRGGVLAELEVLRDVRHRNILRLLGCCTKKESTMLLYEYMPNGNLDEFLHPKDNTVNVFDWSTRYKIALGVAQAICYLHHDCAPPIVHRDLKPNNILLDGDMKVRVADFELAKLIRSDEPMSDLAGTYGYIAPKYVDTLQVNEKIDIYSYGVVLMEILSGKRVLDQEFDEGENIVEWVKSKMKGKDGIEGILYKNEGAECSSVREEMVQMLRIALLCTSRNPADRPSMRKAVSILEGIKSKGELPDIFSFDVGEGGANKYFDVCLSVTKTRIKGVNTF
- the LOC112420781 gene encoding uncharacterized protein; amino-acid sequence: MICNAIWNDPNVDFSYLLSIGASGGLITLWDRKEVDVWMSFSFGHVLGIQGCFVKTGEHFTLFNVYAPCDHNRQQVLWQNIFVRLACLNDLNICLCGDFNAVRCMEERRSVGSVGISGGSALFNQLINDNFLVDLPLRGRSFTWYRGDGRSMSRLDRFLLSDRWCQTWPNCFQLASTRGLSDHCPIHLCIDIENWGPRPVRMLKCWENFQGYQSFVCEKWNYIQVEGWGGYVLKEKLKLIKFALKEWHQRHSKNLPARMSSLKDQITALVLKGEESVLVDDEIEELHGVSEELFSLSQINSSICWQQSRMQWLREGDANTKFFHNIMSSRSRQNAIPFFLVDSVLVEGVANVRSAVYNHIFHITFNNIMQIGLLWMRYSFVPYLVKTGQDFWDLLKDEVMRFLVDFHRNGKLAKGINSTFVALIPKVDNPQRLNDFRTISLVGSLYKILAKVLANKLRLIIDFVISDSQSAFVKGRQILDGILVANEIVDEARKRKRELLLFKVDFEKAYDSID